The nucleotide sequence CCATCCGCTTGCATTCCATGGCAGCCTGCACAGTTGAGTTGAAAAATAGCATGACCACGCTGAGGATCACCCTGTAGCAGCAGTACACTGCTAACATAGGGATCCGATGCTTGCCAGTAGCGAATCCCGAAGATTACACACAGCACAATCAGCGCAACCATAAGGATGGCCACACTAACACTCTGCACCATTGTTTCAGGTTTCACAGTTGAGTCCTGCAAGGGATAACAATACGATCAGAAATGTACATATAACTTTACTCGTTTTTAACGATAACGCAAAAATTGAGTTCAGTAATGGTTGCACTTCCTAGAGTTGGTATTTTTATGCTCTGGAGGGTTAGGTGGCAAGGGGAGACAGATTAAACCACCAGATATTTCTTCATCACAAGCCTTGATGGATGTGTAAGCTCTCACGATGAAGCCTCTCTAGGGAAAACTGCTCAGCGATTATGCAACCCTATGAGTTATGTGAATGAGTTGTGTGAGCTGTTGTCTGAGCTTTTTTGAGAGTTTCAAAGCGCTTGTCAGCCTCTCGGAGGCGGTTGCTCAAAACACGACACATGTGCAACAACAGTTCAGGGCGTTGAGCTATCAGGCTTTCAAAGTCATTTCTGCCTAACGTTAGCAAGGTGCAGTCTGTATCAGCAATTGCCGTAGCAGAGCGGGGGGCATCGTTCAAAAGGGCCATATCACCAAAATATTCCCCTGGCTTTAACAGAGCCAGGTGTTGTTGCGTTAGTTGCTTAAGGATGCGTACTTGTCCTTGATACACAATGTAAAGCGTGTCTTC is from Cyanobacteriota bacterium and encodes:
- a CDS encoding cytochrome c, translating into MVQSVSVAILMVALIVLCVIFGIRYWQASDPYVSSVLLLQGDPQRGHAIFQLNCAGCHGMQADGMVGPSLLGVRARKSKVGLIHQVISGKTPPMPQFQPDSQDMADLLSYLESL
- a CDS encoding cyclic nucleotide-binding domain-containing protein is translated as DLELWLQMVAHYMTLPPAQRHHQELFVNRILFLKTVALLNTLSLDDLLLVDQMLNHQDFLAGEVIFHEGSYEDTLYIVYQGQVRILKQLTQQHLALLKPGEYFGDMALLNDAPRSATAIADTDCTLLTLGRNDFESLIAQRPELLLHMCRVLSNRLREADKRFETLKKAQTTAHTTHSHNS